From Deinococcus aquaticus, one genomic window encodes:
- a CDS encoding type ISP restriction/modification enzyme, whose protein sequence is MPASTPNAETAVQTYFHEVRAVHATGAGVAETSYYPALFGLLGSIGATLKPRVHAVNHLSNLGAGIPDGGFFDAGQLQRGQEQDVLRGQLPSRGALEVKSPAEQVADIATGTQVAKYLDLYGLVLVTNLRAFALYTRENGQPKLLEHMELAPNAAAFWTLLRDPDAQSAHAAPLAEFLTRALQTGAPLSTPESVAWFLASYAREAKHRLSHTPLEALAPLKRALSEALDLQFQDEQGERFFRSTLIQTLWYGLFSAWVLHSAQQPQLPFNWRAAAWELHLPVMQRLFGELANPSAQHSLNLTDLLDRTAATLARVDVTTFTQKFQGDAVQYFYEPFLAAYDPELRKQFGVWYTPPEVVQYMVERVDTALREQLNLPLGLADPSVYVLDPATGTGSYLTATLDRIWRTLKAQPDFDDATLDDLRAAVKERLIGFEIMPAPYVIAHLRLSQQLARYGVTLRPSDPAHPAKPERAAVYLTNALTNWHTIPEPLSMPELQAEQDAAQHVKKSAPILVILGNPPYSAFNGTSQTEEGDLIAHYKRGLVTEWGIRKFNLDDLYVRFFRIAERKVAQGGRGIVSFISPSSYLSDPSFVVMRSALLNEFNHLTFDNLNGDSRETGKRTPDGQPDPSIFSTPSNRAGIRSGTAVSLLVKTGLGGEPAVQYREFWGAGKGTQLLTALQDGGPAYYPAAPTPANRYTFRPEDSSADYQSWPKVVELAGEAPINGLMEKRGGGLVGFDRAAVEAKMRPYFDSNVTWENYQIINPELSKDASGYDAEATRGRVRTQTRFQARNIVPYLLRAFEVRQAYFSDHSTLWNRSRPTLWAQLPGNSFFVTRPAAAASDEGTPFYFTSNLGDNDALRGHAYYIPVLWRSEAPASDGLFASSEPTLRANLSAQARAYLAALGAPDPDASPAGAALLWHHALAVGFSGAYLSEHAGGIAGDWPRIPLPGSLSALTESAALGARVAALLDDPQVPTRAELGAVGRLKRVGEDVHGYEVRAGWGAVQRGNVVMPGRGRTTERAADGLPPGLGDRVLDVALNDAWVWENVPVPVWEYTIGGYQVMKKWLSYREFGVLGRALTLDEAREVSRMARRLAELVLLGPDLDASYARVQGDVWAWGAER, encoded by the coding sequence ATGCCCGCCAGCACGCCCAACGCCGAAACCGCCGTCCAGACGTACTTCCATGAAGTGCGGGCCGTGCACGCCACCGGCGCAGGCGTCGCCGAGACCAGTTACTACCCGGCGCTGTTCGGCCTGCTGGGCAGTATTGGCGCCACCCTGAAACCCCGCGTGCACGCCGTGAATCACCTGAGCAACCTGGGCGCCGGAATCCCCGACGGCGGATTCTTCGATGCAGGGCAGCTTCAGCGCGGGCAGGAACAGGACGTCCTGCGCGGCCAGCTGCCCAGCCGGGGCGCGCTGGAAGTCAAATCCCCCGCCGAGCAGGTCGCGGATATCGCTACCGGCACGCAGGTCGCCAAATACCTCGACCTGTACGGACTGGTGCTCGTCACGAACCTGCGCGCCTTCGCGCTGTACACCCGCGAGAACGGCCAGCCGAAACTGCTGGAACACATGGAACTCGCCCCGAACGCCGCCGCGTTCTGGACATTGCTGCGCGACCCGGACGCCCAGTCGGCACACGCCGCGCCCCTCGCGGAATTCCTGACCCGCGCCCTCCAGACCGGTGCGCCCCTGAGCACCCCTGAAAGCGTCGCGTGGTTCCTCGCCAGCTACGCCCGCGAAGCCAAACACCGCCTGAGCCACACCCCGCTGGAAGCCCTCGCCCCGCTGAAACGCGCCCTGAGCGAAGCGCTCGACCTGCAATTCCAGGACGAACAGGGCGAACGCTTCTTCCGCTCCACCCTCATCCAGACCCTCTGGTACGGCCTGTTCAGCGCGTGGGTGCTGCACAGTGCCCAGCAGCCCCAGCTGCCGTTCAACTGGCGGGCCGCCGCGTGGGAACTGCACCTGCCCGTCATGCAACGCCTGTTCGGGGAACTCGCCAACCCCTCCGCGCAGCACAGCCTGAACCTCACCGACCTGCTCGACCGGACCGCCGCCACCCTGGCCCGCGTGGACGTGACCACCTTCACGCAGAAATTCCAGGGCGACGCCGTGCAGTACTTCTACGAACCGTTCCTCGCCGCGTACGACCCGGAACTGAGAAAACAGTTCGGCGTGTGGTACACCCCACCCGAAGTCGTGCAGTACATGGTCGAACGCGTGGACACCGCCCTGCGCGAGCAACTGAACCTACCCCTCGGCCTCGCCGACCCCAGCGTGTACGTCCTGGATCCCGCCACCGGCACCGGCAGCTACCTGACCGCCACCCTCGACCGCATCTGGCGCACCTTAAAGGCCCAGCCCGACTTCGACGACGCCACCCTGGACGACCTGCGCGCCGCCGTCAAGGAACGCCTGATCGGCTTCGAGATCATGCCCGCCCCGTACGTCATCGCGCACCTGCGCCTCAGCCAGCAACTCGCCCGGTACGGCGTCACCCTGCGCCCCAGCGACCCCGCCCACCCCGCAAAGCCCGAACGCGCCGCCGTGTACCTCACCAACGCCCTGACCAACTGGCACACCATCCCCGAACCGCTGTCCATGCCGGAACTCCAGGCAGAACAGGACGCCGCGCAACACGTCAAGAAAAGCGCCCCCATCCTGGTCATCCTGGGCAACCCCCCCTACAGCGCCTTCAACGGCACCAGCCAGACCGAGGAAGGCGACCTGATCGCCCACTACAAGCGCGGCCTCGTCACCGAGTGGGGCATCCGCAAATTCAACCTGGACGACCTGTACGTCCGCTTCTTCCGCATCGCCGAACGCAAGGTCGCGCAGGGCGGGCGCGGCATCGTGTCCTTCATCAGCCCCTCCTCGTACCTGAGCGACCCCAGCTTCGTGGTCATGCGCAGCGCCCTGCTGAACGAATTCAACCACCTGACCTTCGACAACCTGAACGGCGACAGCCGCGAAACCGGCAAACGCACCCCCGACGGCCAGCCCGACCCCAGCATCTTCAGCACCCCCAGCAACCGCGCCGGCATCCGCAGCGGCACCGCCGTATCCCTGCTCGTGAAAACCGGACTGGGCGGCGAACCCGCCGTGCAGTACCGCGAATTCTGGGGCGCAGGCAAAGGCACCCAACTGCTGACCGCCCTGCAAGACGGCGGCCCCGCGTACTACCCCGCCGCGCCCACACCCGCCAACCGCTACACCTTCCGCCCCGAAGACAGCAGCGCCGACTACCAGAGCTGGCCGAAAGTGGTGGAACTGGCCGGAGAAGCACCGATCAACGGACTGATGGAAAAGCGGGGCGGCGGACTGGTGGGGTTTGACCGTGCCGCTGTTGAAGCGAAGATGCGCCCCTACTTCGACTCCAACGTGACTTGGGAGAATTACCAAATCATCAATCCAGAGCTGTCGAAAGACGCATCCGGGTATGACGCTGAGGCGACCCGAGGCAGAGTTCGAACTCAGACTCGATTTCAGGCAAGGAACATCGTCCCCTATCTACTTCGTGCATTTGAGGTCAGGCAAGCGTACTTTTCAGACCATTCGACACTCTGGAATCGCTCACGCCCGACGCTTTGGGCGCAGCTACCGGGTAACTCCTTTTTCGTAACCCGTCCGGCGGCGGCAGCCTCGGATGAGGGCACTCCGTTCTATTTCACGTCCAATCTGGGTGATAACGACGCGCTGAGGGGACACGCCTACTACATACCCGTCCTGTGGCGTTCCGAGGCTCCCGCTTCTGACGGTCTGTTCGCCTCTTCTGAACCGACTCTCCGGGCGAATCTCTCGGCGCAGGCACGCGCTTACCTCGCCGCTCTCGGTGCGCCCGACCCGGACGCCTCGCCTGCCGGGGCGGCGCTGCTGTGGCATCACGCGCTGGCGGTGGGTTTCAGCGGCGCGTACCTGAGTGAACACGCGGGCGGCATCGCGGGCGACTGGCCGCGCATTCCGCTGCCGGGTTCACTGTCGGCCCTGACGGAATCGGCGGCGCTGGGGGCGCGGGTGGCGGCGCTGCTGGATGATCCGCAGGTGCCGACCCGTGCGGAGTTGGGTGCGGTGGGTCGCCTGAAGCGCGTGGGCGAGGACGTGCATGGGTACGAGGTGCGGGCCGGGTGGGGTGCGGTGCAGCGGGGGAACGTGGTGATGCCCGGGCGGGGCCGGACGACCGAGCGGGCGGCGGACGGGC
- a CDS encoding helix-hairpin-helix domain-containing protein codes for MDVTKKSLVGALKTTADLLDLLGVGDDPFRAQAFRSAARSLEGVQDEVDVLAARAFAGIPKVGKAIAADLLEYVRTGVFGPLEDAASLIPAGVLSLFRVRGLGPKKIRALWDAGIDSLEGLREACRDGRVAGLKGFGAKSAASFLEAVEFALGAQERQHLSTALEVAEGLCRVLDGLEPQVSGDVRRGLDTVRVARVTVTASPEQVQERLAGVVEGLEPVEKKPLFAGRVDGVPVEVAYAPTPGVRGALDLMMGGGTAYRESLREEAKVRGFDLSGRGLIRSGAVLDTPTEADVMKTLDLPLRPAEYRDPEHDAVWEALPHPDQLVTVGDLRGMLHTHSTWSDGASSIADMAAETVRLGHGFLGTGDHSRAAHYANGLSIERLQAQLKEIRELQSAGLPLVAGAEVDILDDGTLDYPDDVLAELDYVVASVHSLFTLSAERQTERLIRAASHPLVTILGHPTGRLLLRRPGYALDMDAVMAACAERGTVVEINANAYRLDIDWRIALTWRDRVTFAINTDAHVPGGLKDAKYGVMIARKAGLTPAHVINTLDREAFLAFVREQRAGR; via the coding sequence ATGGATGTCACGAAGAAGTCCCTGGTGGGCGCACTGAAGACCACGGCGGATCTGCTGGATCTGCTGGGGGTGGGGGATGATCCGTTCCGGGCGCAGGCGTTCCGGAGTGCGGCGCGCAGCCTGGAGGGCGTGCAGGATGAGGTGGATGTACTCGCCGCGCGGGCGTTCGCGGGTATCCCGAAGGTCGGGAAGGCCATTGCGGCGGACCTGCTGGAGTACGTGCGGACGGGGGTGTTCGGTCCGTTGGAGGACGCCGCGAGTCTGATTCCGGCGGGCGTGCTGAGTCTGTTCCGGGTGCGGGGGCTGGGGCCGAAGAAGATCCGGGCGTTGTGGGACGCGGGGATCGATTCGCTGGAGGGGCTGCGGGAGGCGTGCCGGGATGGGCGCGTGGCGGGTCTGAAGGGGTTCGGGGCGAAGAGTGCGGCGTCGTTCCTGGAGGCGGTGGAGTTCGCGCTGGGCGCACAGGAACGGCAGCACCTGAGCACGGCGCTGGAGGTCGCGGAGGGCCTGTGCCGGGTGCTGGACGGCCTGGAGCCGCAGGTGTCGGGGGATGTGCGCCGGGGTCTGGACACGGTGCGGGTGGCGCGCGTGACCGTGACTGCCTCGCCGGAGCAGGTGCAGGAGCGGCTGGCCGGGGTGGTCGAGGGGCTTGAACCGGTCGAGAAGAAACCGCTGTTCGCGGGCCGCGTGGATGGCGTGCCGGTCGAGGTGGCGTACGCGCCCACGCCGGGCGTCCGGGGAGCGCTGGACCTGATGATGGGCGGGGGCACCGCGTACCGCGAGTCGCTGCGCGAGGAGGCGAAGGTGCGGGGCTTCGACCTGAGCGGGCGGGGCCTGATCCGGTCAGGCGCGGTGCTGGACACGCCTACCGAGGCCGACGTCATGAAGACCCTGGACCTGCCGCTGCGTCCCGCCGAGTACCGCGACCCCGAGCATGACGCCGTGTGGGAAGCCCTCCCCCACCCGGACCAGCTCGTGACGGTGGGCGACCTGCGCGGCATGCTGCACACGCACTCCACGTGGTCGGACGGCGCGAGCAGCATTGCCGACATGGCCGCCGAGACCGTCCGCCTGGGCCACGGCTTCCTGGGCACCGGCGACCACTCGCGCGCCGCGCACTACGCGAACGGCCTCAGCATCGAACGCCTCCAGGCGCAACTGAAGGAGATCCGCGAGTTGCAATCAGCGGGCTTGCCCCTGGTGGCGGGCGCCGAGGTGGACATCCTCGACGACGGCACCCTGGACTACCCGGACGACGTGCTGGCCGAACTGGATTACGTGGTCGCCAGCGTCCACAGCCTCTTCACGCTGAGCGCCGAGCGGCAGACCGAACGCCTGATCCGCGCCGCCAGTCACCCCCTCGTCACCATCCTGGGGCACCCCACGGGCCGCCTGCTGCTGCGCCGCCCCGGCTACGCCCTCGACATGGACGCCGTCATGGCCGCCTGCGCCGAGCGCGGCACGGTCGTCGAGATCAACGCGAACGCCTACCGCCTGGACATCGACTGGCGGATCGCCCTGACGTGGCGTGACCGCGTGACGTTCGCCATCAACACCGACGCCCACGTGCCGGGCGGCCTGAAAGACGCGAAATACGGCGTGATGATCGCCCGCAAGGCCGGCCTGACACCCGCCCACGTCATCAACACCCTGGACCGGGAAGCGTTCCTGGCGTTCGTCCGGGAGCAGCGGGCGGGAAGGTAA
- a CDS encoding FadR/GntR family transcriptional regulator, translating to MSDPAPTFTADTLEKRSLGEHIAAHLQELLLDGRLKPGDTLPSQRELAQQYGTSVAAVREAISILSASGVLDARPGRGTVILPVTQQAPSINLWLGAVHDETEAHAFLDTRQALEHYTIARAARHATPEQHADLLEHLHRMRDAQGEPEAFIQADLALHMAIAQAAGNPVVLRLLRAIHMPLANLLRAISTDLMLAGRFPALYTTHEQIIHGIIRRDPHAATQAFDHMLDQTTEGGTLERALGHPERPEPPLGPPFLEDLHWNLTRLIGPMADILIPEAASELGLDPDALTRTHLPRYLGNLARQLPDGKQAEWAALSGLLEKRYG from the coding sequence ATGAGCGACCCGGCCCCCACCTTCACCGCCGACACCCTCGAAAAACGCTCCCTGGGCGAACACATTGCCGCGCACCTGCAAGAACTCCTGCTCGACGGCCGCCTGAAACCCGGCGACACCCTCCCCAGCCAGCGGGAACTCGCGCAGCAGTACGGCACCAGCGTCGCCGCCGTCCGCGAAGCGATCTCCATCCTCTCCGCCAGCGGCGTCCTCGACGCCCGCCCCGGCCGGGGCACCGTCATCCTGCCCGTCACGCAGCAGGCCCCCAGCATCAACCTCTGGCTGGGCGCCGTGCACGACGAGACCGAAGCGCACGCCTTCCTCGATACCCGGCAGGCCCTCGAACACTACACGATTGCCCGCGCCGCCCGGCACGCCACGCCCGAACAGCACGCCGACCTGCTGGAGCACCTGCACCGCATGCGCGACGCGCAGGGCGAACCCGAAGCGTTCATCCAGGCCGACCTCGCCCTGCACATGGCCATCGCCCAGGCCGCCGGGAACCCCGTCGTGCTGCGCCTCCTGCGCGCTATCCACATGCCCCTGGCGAACCTGCTGCGCGCCATCAGCACCGACCTGATGCTCGCCGGCCGCTTCCCCGCCCTGTACACCACGCACGAACAGATCATCCACGGCATCATCCGCCGCGACCCCCACGCCGCCACGCAGGCGTTCGACCACATGCTCGACCAGACCACCGAAGGCGGCACCCTGGAACGCGCCCTCGGCCACCCCGAACGGCCCGAACCCCCCCTCGGCCCCCCCTTCCTGGAAGACCTGCACTGGAACCTCACCCGCCTCATCGGCCCCATGGCCGACATCCTGATCCCCGAAGCCGCCAGCGAACTCGGCCTCGACCCCGACGCGCTGACCCGCACCCACCTGCCCCGCTACCTCGGCAACCTCGCCCGGCAACTCCCCGACGGCAAACAGGCCGAATGGGCCGCCCTGAGCGGACTACTGGAAAAACGGTACGGGTGA
- a CDS encoding ABC transporter substrate-binding protein produces the protein MRHPAQRRSQLPSFAHPALGATLALSLSLGAQAQKVETISIGVAVAQTSNTALLGQEQVIGAKFAEKFLNGRGGINGTPFKLVFQDTGGDEAGAINAFQNLITKDRVLGIVGPTLSQQAFASDPIAERAKVPVLGPSNTAKGIPQIGNFIARVSAPVAVVAPNAVRQALKLDPKIKEVAVLYAQNDAFSTSETGTFQQTAKDQGLTVATVQKFQTTDTDFTTQVTAVLNAKVDLVIISGLAADGGNLVKQLRQLGYKGLIIGGNGLNTSNMFPVCQKLCDGVIIAQAYSPAQPSAANQVFVKEYTAQYKKAPPQFAAQAYAGVQVMVEALKVIDRKKKLNTWDLDDLRAELNKQILLGKYSTPLGPIAFDKEGEVIQKEFYVAQIRMKDAKTGSFVYLK, from the coding sequence ATGCGTCACCCTGCTCAACGCCGTTCCCAGTTGCCGTCATTCGCCCATCCCGCCCTGGGGGCCACGCTGGCCCTGAGCCTGAGCCTCGGCGCTCAGGCGCAGAAGGTCGAGACCATCAGTATCGGGGTGGCGGTCGCGCAGACCAGCAACACCGCCCTGCTGGGCCAGGAGCAGGTGATCGGCGCGAAATTCGCCGAGAAGTTCCTGAACGGCCGGGGCGGCATCAACGGCACGCCCTTCAAACTGGTCTTCCAGGACACCGGCGGGGACGAGGCCGGCGCCATCAACGCCTTCCAGAACCTGATCACCAAGGACCGCGTGCTGGGCATCGTCGGGCCGACCCTGTCGCAGCAGGCTTTCGCGTCTGATCCCATCGCCGAGCGCGCCAAAGTACCGGTCCTGGGGCCCAGCAACACCGCCAAGGGCATCCCGCAGATCGGGAACTTCATCGCGCGGGTGTCGGCGCCGGTGGCCGTCGTCGCGCCGAACGCCGTGCGGCAGGCCCTGAAACTCGACCCCAAGATCAAGGAAGTTGCCGTGCTGTACGCGCAGAACGACGCCTTCTCGACCAGCGAGACCGGCACCTTCCAGCAGACCGCCAAGGACCAGGGCCTGACCGTCGCCACCGTGCAGAAGTTCCAGACGACCGACACGGACTTCACCACGCAGGTCACGGCCGTCCTGAACGCCAAGGTGGACCTCGTGATCATCTCCGGCCTCGCGGCGGACGGCGGGAACCTCGTCAAGCAGCTCAGGCAGCTGGGGTACAAGGGCCTGATCATCGGCGGGAACGGCCTGAACACCAGCAACATGTTCCCCGTCTGCCAGAAACTCTGCGACGGCGTGATCATCGCGCAGGCGTACAGCCCCGCGCAGCCCAGCGCCGCCAATCAGGTGTTCGTCAAGGAGTACACCGCACAGTACAAGAAAGCCCCGCCGCAGTTCGCCGCGCAGGCCTACGCAGGTGTGCAGGTCATGGTCGAGGCCCTGAAAGTCATCGACCGGAAGAAGAAGCTGAACACCTGGGACCTGGACGACCTGCGCGCGGAACTGAACAAGCAGATCCTGCTCGGGAAGTACAGCACGCCGCTGGGCCCCATCGCGTTCGATAAGGAAGGCGAGGTCATCCAGAAGGAGTTCTACGTCGCGCAGATCAGGATGAAGGACGCCAAGACCGGCTCGTTCGTGTACCTGAAGTAA
- a CDS encoding branched-chain amino acid ABC transporter permease, with the protein MELSQFIQNLMNGLAIGSVYAIFALGYTLVFSILGIINFAHGAVFTLGAYFTYTLVVGQFENNGLLKGVNLFPDGSPFSGQPLTFALATLLGATLAGLVAVLIERLAFRPMRSRGADPLLALVSSLGVALVIVNLIQLLVGAEIYNFPSDAYGDTPPALSFTLGGKIVIIRTVQVIIFAVSLVMLAVLGYVIGRTKIGKALRAVAESPTTASLLGISVDRFILITFFLSGFLGGLAGTLVGTAFGVAGPYFGVVYGLKGLAVIVLGGLGSIPGAVLGGLVIGLAEAFVPSEYSAYKDAVAFALLFVILLVRPQGLLGRSAIQKV; encoded by the coding sequence ATGGAGCTGAGTCAGTTCATTCAGAACCTCATGAACGGCCTGGCGATCGGGAGCGTGTACGCCATCTTCGCGCTGGGGTACACGCTGGTGTTCTCGATTCTGGGCATCATCAACTTCGCGCACGGGGCGGTGTTCACGCTGGGCGCGTACTTCACGTACACGCTGGTCGTGGGGCAGTTCGAGAACAACGGGCTGCTCAAGGGCGTGAACCTGTTCCCGGACGGTTCGCCCTTCTCGGGGCAGCCGCTGACCTTCGCGCTGGCCACGCTGCTGGGCGCCACCCTGGCGGGGCTGGTCGCCGTGCTGATCGAGCGGCTGGCGTTCCGGCCCATGCGCTCGCGCGGCGCCGATCCGCTGCTGGCGCTGGTCAGTTCGCTGGGCGTGGCGCTGGTCATCGTGAACCTTATCCAGCTTCTTGTGGGCGCGGAAATCTACAACTTCCCGTCGGACGCGTACGGGGACACGCCGCCCGCGCTGTCGTTCACGCTGGGCGGCAAGATCGTCATCATCCGCACCGTGCAGGTCATCATCTTCGCGGTCAGTCTGGTCATGCTGGCCGTGCTGGGGTACGTGATCGGCCGCACGAAAATCGGCAAGGCGCTGCGGGCCGTGGCGGAAAGCCCCACGACCGCCAGCCTGCTGGGCATCAGCGTGGACCGCTTCATCCTGATCACGTTCTTCCTGTCCGGCTTCCTGGGCGGACTGGCGGGCACGCTGGTCGGCACGGCGTTCGGCGTGGCCGGCCCGTACTTCGGGGTGGTGTACGGCCTCAAGGGCCTCGCCGTGATCGTGCTGGGCGGCCTGGGCAGCATTCCCGGCGCGGTGCTAGGCGGACTGGTGATCGGGCTGGCCGAGGCCTTCGTGCCCTCCGAGTACTCGGCGTACAAGGACGCCGTGGCGTTCGCGCTGCTGTTCGTCATCCTGCTCGTGCGGCCCCAGGGGCTGCTGGGCCGCAGCGCCATCCAGAAGGTGTAA
- a CDS encoding branched-chain amino acid ABC transporter permease, which produces MTDFLSTYGFLIVTMLQAGLLGLSLYFPLQAGQLSLASPGFYSLGGYVAAILLTNPAFAGLRDTLGNAMFPLTWLVAAVLAGLLGLLVGVPALRLRGIYLALATIAFVEILRVISLNLSVTGGAIGLFGIPQPFGIVDRWQYVFIFGPLLILTLLFARQMERSRVGRALRAIREDELAADAMGVPPTRYKVLAFVTGAVLAGIVGSMSAPLLSSWNARQGTFDASIAILAFVLIGGSRNIWGPVVGGALLTAVPEVLRFLADWRLVINGLVLVVASLYLPQGIVGALEKLGRPRPPQRPTPVKPAEVTP; this is translated from the coding sequence ATGACTGATTTCCTCTCGACGTACGGGTTCCTGATCGTGACCATGTTGCAGGCAGGCCTGCTGGGCCTGAGTCTGTACTTCCCGTTGCAGGCAGGGCAACTGAGCCTCGCCAGTCCCGGGTTCTACTCGCTGGGCGGGTACGTGGCCGCCATCCTGCTGACCAACCCGGCCTTCGCGGGCCTGCGCGACACGCTGGGGAACGCCATGTTCCCGCTGACGTGGCTGGTCGCGGCAGTCCTGGCGGGCCTGCTGGGGCTGCTGGTGGGCGTCCCGGCGCTGCGGCTGCGCGGTATCTATCTGGCGCTGGCGACCATCGCGTTCGTGGAGATCCTGCGTGTCATCAGCCTGAACCTGAGCGTCACGGGCGGGGCCATCGGACTGTTCGGAATTCCGCAGCCGTTCGGGATCGTCGACCGCTGGCAGTACGTGTTCATCTTCGGGCCGCTGCTGATCCTGACCCTGCTGTTCGCGCGGCAGATGGAACGCTCGCGCGTGGGCCGCGCCCTGCGCGCCATCCGCGAGGACGAACTGGCCGCCGACGCCATGGGCGTGCCGCCCACGCGGTACAAGGTACTGGCCTTCGTGACCGGCGCGGTCCTGGCAGGCATCGTGGGCTCCATGAGCGCGCCGCTGCTCAGCTCGTGGAACGCCCGGCAGGGCACCTTCGACGCCAGCATCGCCATCCTGGCCTTCGTGCTGATCGGCGGGAGCCGCAACATCTGGGGCCCGGTGGTAGGCGGCGCGCTGCTGACCGCCGTGCCGGAAGTGCTGCGCTTCCTCGCGGACTGGCGACTGGTGATCAACGGGCTGGTGCTGGTCGTGGCGAGCCTGTACCTGCCGCAGGGCATCGTGGGCGCACTGGAGAAACTGGGCCGTCCCCGACCGCCGCAGCGGCCCACACCAGTCAAGCCCGCCGAGGTGACGCCATGA